A genomic segment from Propionibacteriaceae bacterium ZF39 encodes:
- a CDS encoding ParB/RepB/Spo0J family partition protein, whose protein sequence is MTVQRRGGLGRGLGQLIQSTDPGAVRHRPVDEVIDSQKSYRRAPEGSYFAEIPVDHVVPNPKQPRTEFDEDALAELVESIEEVGLLQPIVVRPLEDNQFELVMGERRWRASQQAGKATIPAIVRKTEDHDLLRDALLENLHRAQLNPLEEANAYQQLLEDFDCTHEELSTRIKRSRPQISNTIRLLKLPASVQRRVAAGVLSAGHARALLRLEDQPSQERLAQRIVAEGLSVRATEEIVAVGETGAEPRASRGPKEISPRVAELTERLVDHFDTRARIDQGRAKGKIVIEFASDEDLDRILGLMNLT, encoded by the coding sequence ATGACGGTGCAGCGACGAGGTGGTCTCGGCCGCGGTCTGGGTCAGCTCATTCAGTCGACCGATCCCGGTGCGGTTCGTCATCGGCCGGTCGACGAGGTGATCGACTCCCAGAAGTCCTATCGCCGGGCACCGGAGGGGTCGTACTTCGCGGAGATTCCGGTCGATCACGTCGTGCCCAACCCGAAGCAGCCCCGCACCGAGTTTGACGAGGATGCCCTGGCCGAACTGGTCGAGTCGATCGAGGAGGTCGGGCTGCTCCAGCCGATCGTGGTCCGGCCGCTGGAGGACAACCAGTTCGAGCTGGTGATGGGTGAGCGCCGCTGGCGCGCGTCCCAGCAGGCCGGCAAGGCCACGATCCCTGCCATCGTGCGCAAGACGGAAGACCACGATCTGCTTCGCGACGCGCTGCTGGAGAACCTGCATCGAGCGCAGCTGAACCCCCTCGAAGAGGCCAACGCCTATCAGCAGCTGCTCGAGGATTTCGACTGCACCCATGAGGAGCTCTCCACCCGAATCAAGCGGTCCCGCCCCCAGATCTCGAACACGATTCGGCTGCTCAAACTCCCGGCCTCGGTTCAGCGGCGCGTGGCAGCGGGGGTTCTCAGCGCAGGCCATGCCCGGGCACTACTCCGGCTGGAGGATCAGCCTTCCCAGGAGCGGTTGGCCCAGCGGATCGTTGCCGAAGGTTTGTCAGTGCGGGCGACCGAGGAGATCGTCGCCGTCGGGGAAACCGGGGCTGAGCCGCGGGCGAGCCGAGGCCCCAAGGAGATCTCCCCCCGGGTCGCCGAGCTCACCGAGCGTCTGGTGGATCACTTCGACACCAGGGCACGCATCGATCAGGGTCGGGCCAAGGGCAAGATCGTCATCGAGTTCGCCTCGGACGAGGACCTCGATCGCATTCTCGGGCTGATGAACCTGACGTAA